The following are encoded in a window of Brevibacillus sp. DP1.3A genomic DNA:
- a CDS encoding ABC transporter substrate-binding protein: MRLMKLPVILVFLSAMLLLAACGNAGSTAQSGSNQAATAQPDAAKPAEEQVRTVKHMMGEATIKGTPKRIVALEWSSAEHLLALGIQPVGIADIPNMKKWVKLPVEIAPEVVDVGSRTSPNLESIMMLKPDLIIGIKRNVEANYDEMSKIAPTIAFDTNPAEGQGSQYDRMIEIFKQIADITGKNAEAEVALKDLDKTYAEAKEKLTKAGADKVPFVLAMGYSSQNAVEFRLSTDNSTAASILINIGLTNKYKPKKFEQTGMTLADVEALPALQDANFLHIIQNDDNVIENQLKNNPVWNGLTFVKENRVYALGGDLWPYGGTMSAKILANKAVDLLVK, encoded by the coding sequence ATGCGTCTTATGAAATTACCAGTGATTCTTGTATTTTTGTCTGCGATGCTGCTACTTGCTGCTTGCGGTAATGCAGGGTCAACTGCACAATCTGGTTCCAACCAAGCTGCTACAGCTCAGCCTGACGCGGCGAAGCCGGCTGAAGAGCAAGTGCGCACAGTGAAGCACATGATGGGAGAGGCGACTATCAAAGGCACTCCTAAGCGTATCGTTGCATTGGAATGGAGCTCAGCAGAGCATTTGTTGGCTCTTGGTATTCAGCCTGTAGGGATTGCAGATATCCCTAATATGAAAAAATGGGTGAAGCTCCCTGTGGAGATTGCTCCTGAAGTAGTGGATGTAGGGAGTCGTACTTCACCAAACCTGGAATCGATCATGATGTTGAAGCCAGATTTGATTATCGGTATTAAACGAAATGTAGAAGCGAATTACGACGAAATGAGTAAAATTGCTCCAACGATTGCTTTTGATACGAATCCGGCTGAAGGTCAGGGATCACAGTATGATCGAATGATCGAGATCTTCAAGCAAATTGCGGATATCACGGGTAAAAATGCAGAAGCCGAAGTCGCTTTGAAAGACCTCGACAAGACTTATGCGGAAGCAAAAGAAAAGTTGACCAAGGCTGGTGCAGATAAAGTTCCATTCGTCCTCGCGATGGGCTACAGCAGTCAAAATGCGGTAGAATTCCGTTTGTCTACGGATAACTCTACAGCAGCAAGCATCTTGATTAATATTGGTCTGACAAATAAGTATAAGCCTAAGAAATTTGAGCAAACAGGAATGACACTGGCAGATGTGGAGGCACTTCCAGCGTTGCAGGATGCGAATTTCCTCCATATCATTCAAAATGATGACAACGTGATTGAGAATCAATTGAAGAACAACCCAGTTTGGAACGGTCTTACTTTTGTGAAAGAAAATCGCGTCTATGCTCTGGGCGGAGATCTGTGGCCGTATGGTGGTACCATGTCTGCAAAGATTCTCGCGAATAAAGCTGTAGATCTGTTGGTAAAATAA